The Bacillus sp. Y1 genome includes the window GGTTTTTTTGGTGGAGTTGCAGCTGTTGCTTTCGGGCCAGCTTGTTTTCCAGCATTTGCTTGTGGTGCGGTAGGTTTCTTTGCTGCCGTATTATTATTTTGCGGCTTCTTAGCTGCGGTTGTATTCTGTTTACTTTGTTTAGCTGTTGTATTTTGTTTCGGTTGTTGTGCAGTTGGAGTTTTTGCTTGAGTTTTTGGTGTTGGTTTTTTTGCTGTTGCCGTTCCTTGATTCTTATTCGACTGTGCCTTATTTACTTTCGGGTTTGGCTTCTTTTGCTTTGCTAAATCTACTCCACCATAATGAGTAAATTTGTTTCCATTATTTATTTGTTCCTTTACAAATTGTTCATTGTACTTTGTTGCTTTTACTAATTTCTGCTTTGTTGTTGTTCCAGCAAGTCCATCGATTGGTAGCCCAAATTCGTACTGAAAGTTTCTTAGAGCCCAATACGTCTTCCATCCAAATACACCGTCAATTTTCCCATTATAATAACCGATGTACTGAAGACGTGATTGAAGTTCAATAACATCTTCACCTACTGCCCCTTGTTGAATCACTTGATTGGTGAAGGCATCAACCTGATCCACCTTTGTTGTAAAGGGGATAATAACTTGTGTTAGAAAGAAGATTGTAGCAACTTTCATTAATAAAATTTTTTTGTTCATCGTTCGCAACCCCCAGATGTAAATCTTATTAACATTAATCCTATTTTTTGTAGAGGTTGGTTTTTTATGCAAAAAGCTACTAGAAACTTCTTTAATAAGAATCAAAAGACAAAAAACCCCCTTTCAATTTTATAATTGAAGGGGGTTTTGAATGTG containing:
- the sleB gene encoding spore cortex-lytic enzyme; the protein is MNKKILLMKVATIFFLTQVIIPFTTKVDQVDAFTNQVIQQGAVGEDVIELQSRLQYIGYYNGKIDGVFGWKTYWALRNFQYEFGLPIDGLAGTTTKQKLVKATKYNEQFVKEQINNGNKFTHYGGVDLAKQKKPNPKVNKAQSNKNQGTATAKKPTPKTQAKTPTAQQPKQNTTAKQSKQNTTAAKKPQNNNTAAKKPTAPQANAGKQAGPKATAATPPKKPTAANVPSGFSQNDIQLMANAVYGEARGEPYIGQVAVAAVILNRVQSATFPNTVSGVIFEPRAFTAVADGQIWLTPNENAKKAVLDAMNGWDPTGNAIYYFNPDTATSGWIWSRPQIKRIGKHIFCK